A single Brachybacterium sillae DNA region contains:
- the coaD gene encoding pantetheine-phosphate adenylyltransferase has translation MTTLVLPGSFDPFTLGHLDLARRAAALADEVVIAVSHNPSKAGLLSLEQRRRAIEETLQAEGLAPRVRVEDLPAGLLVDFCRRIGARAVVRGLRSQLDLSYEEPMARMNAHLAQVDTVFLLTDQSLAHISSSLVREVHALGGPVEDMLPSASVEALRRV, from the coding sequence ATGACCACCCTCGTGCTGCCGGGATCCTTCGATCCCTTCACCCTCGGCCACCTCGACCTCGCACGTCGCGCCGCCGCCCTGGCTGATGAGGTGGTCATCGCCGTCTCCCACAACCCCTCGAAAGCGGGTCTGCTCAGTCTGGAGCAGCGCCGCAGAGCGATCGAGGAGACCCTGCAGGCGGAGGGCCTGGCTCCGCGGGTGCGGGTGGAGGACCTGCCCGCCGGCCTGCTGGTGGACTTCTGCCGCCGCATCGGCGCCCGCGCCGTGGTCCGTGGCCTGCGCTCACAGCTCGACCTGTCCTATGAGGAGCCCATGGCACGGATGAACGCCCACCTGGCGCAGGTCGACACCGTCTTCCTCCTCACCGACCAGAGCCTCGCCCACATCTCCTCCAGCCTGGTGCGGGAGGTGCACGCCCTCGGCGGTCCGGTGGAGGACATGCTCCCCTCCGCGTCCGTGGAGGCGCTGCGTCGCGTCTGA
- the murA gene encoding UDP-N-acetylglucosamine 1-carboxyvinyltransferase, with the protein MNSTFNVRGGRPLSGEITVRGAKNLVSKAMVAALLGEEPSTLHSVPDIRDVQIVSELLKVHGVKVERDVDGGLLRMDPSNVERAHVVDIDAHAGSSRIPILFCGPLLHRLGEAIIPDLGGCRIGNRPINYHLDVLRNFGAVVDKREMGISITAPNGLRGAKIHLEYPSVGATEQVLLTAVRAEGITELTNAAVEPEIEDLIAVLQKMGAIISLQTDRTITIEGVERLGGYEHVALPDRIEAASWACAALVTRGDVFVRGAQQKPMSTFLNMFRKIGGGMDITPEGIRFFHPGGPLRSIAVETDVHPGFMTDWQQPLVVALTQAEGISIVHETVYENRLGFTSALNDMGAQIQVYRECLGSSSCRFGRRNFNHSAVISGPKPLHGAEITVPDLRGGFSYLIAALGAEGVSRIHGIDLIDRGYESFRSKLTALGAEYWED; encoded by the coding sequence ATGAACTCGACCTTCAACGTCCGCGGCGGCCGGCCGCTGTCCGGTGAGATCACCGTGCGCGGTGCGAAGAACCTCGTCTCGAAGGCGATGGTCGCCGCCCTGCTGGGCGAAGAACCCAGCACCCTGCACTCCGTGCCGGACATCCGCGACGTGCAGATCGTCAGCGAGCTGCTGAAGGTGCACGGCGTCAAGGTGGAGCGCGACGTCGACGGCGGCCTGCTGCGGATGGACCCGTCCAACGTGGAGCGGGCCCACGTGGTCGACATCGATGCCCATGCCGGGTCCTCCCGCATCCCGATCCTGTTCTGCGGACCGCTCCTGCACCGCCTCGGGGAGGCGATCATCCCGGACCTCGGCGGCTGCCGCATCGGCAACCGGCCGATCAACTACCACCTCGACGTGCTGCGCAACTTCGGGGCCGTGGTCGACAAACGCGAGATGGGCATCTCCATCACCGCGCCGAACGGCCTGCGGGGTGCGAAGATCCACCTCGAATACCCGAGCGTCGGAGCCACCGAGCAGGTGCTGTTGACCGCCGTGCGGGCCGAGGGCATCACCGAGCTCACCAACGCCGCGGTGGAGCCGGAGATCGAGGACCTCATCGCCGTGCTGCAGAAGATGGGCGCGATCATCTCCCTGCAGACCGACCGCACCATCACCATCGAGGGTGTCGAGCGTCTGGGCGGCTACGAGCACGTGGCCCTGCCCGACCGTATCGAGGCCGCCAGCTGGGCCTGCGCCGCCCTGGTCACCCGCGGTGACGTGTTCGTCCGCGGTGCCCAGCAGAAGCCGATGAGCACCTTCCTCAACATGTTCCGCAAGATCGGCGGCGGGATGGACATCACCCCGGAGGGCATCCGGTTCTTCCACCCCGGCGGACCGCTCCGTTCCATCGCGGTGGAGACCGACGTCCACCCCGGTTTCATGACCGACTGGCAGCAGCCGCTGGTGGTCGCTCTGACCCAGGCCGAGGGCATCTCCATCGTCCACGAGACGGTGTATGAGAACCGCCTCGGATTCACCAGCGCGCTGAACGACATGGGTGCGCAGATCCAGGTGTACCGCGAATGCCTCGGTAGCTCCAGCTGCCGTTTCGGACGCCGCAACTTCAACCATTCCGCCGTGATCTCCGGCCCGAAGCCCCTCCACGGCGCGGAGATCACCGTGCCGGACCTGCGCGGCGGCTTCAGCTACCTCATCGCGGCCCTGGGCGCGGAGGGGGTCTCCCGGATCCACGGCATCGACCTCATCGACCGCGGCTATGAGAGCTTCCGCTCCAAGCTGACCGCCCTCGGGGCCGAATACTGGGAGGACTGA
- a CDS encoding ATP-dependent DNA helicase RecG, with protein MEDPTATLHRLFTPKELRAIQALGVEDLDELLRVTPLRYVVPGPLRALDDVRDGEEVSVIVQVRRVSDRPMRNRPGHLLQVRVGDDGGALDLTFFLRKKHQVAWHRGQLTEGRTILVRGTVERSRDGSPQIVHPEYEGYDPAAADAAELRRPQPVYPLRERMNQAGMRRLFATALEHAGELTDPLPEAVLRSQQLPPLAEALRLLHAPHSLADPPVALRRLAAEEAFVLQTIFARRRALDASLTAPSMTADGPLRPLVEQRLPFTLTAGQQEVGAQIDALLAQPHPTSVLLQGDVGSGKTVVALRAMLRAVDSGRQAVLLAPTEVLAAQHHRTIMELLGDLGLGGRLDAAPDATAVRLLTGSLPQSQRRQTLADILSGEAGLVIGTHALLTDTVEFASLGLVVIDEQHRFGVDHRRRLRSKGEADLSPHVIVMTATPIPRTAALATVGDLDVLSLREAPGRRAGMSSFVVEEGNPAWLRRMWERTAEEIAAGHRAFVVCPRIDETEDTTAGEDGRVPRGVVQTAARLSRLPALDGVRIGMLHGRMGAEEKRQAMEQLASGEVDLLVATTVVEVGVDVPEATVMIVLDAERFGVSQLHQLRGRVGRGSAPGIAFFETRAPGDSDTAEHLRAVAGTLDGFALAELDLGRRGIGDLVGTEQSGLGRTLRFLDPLRDRAVVESARTDAQQLVAHDPQLSAHPGLAAAIDRRLRDVDPDVERS; from the coding sequence GTGGAGGATCCCACGGCGACGCTGCACCGCCTGTTCACGCCCAAGGAGCTGCGCGCGATCCAGGCGCTCGGGGTGGAGGACCTCGACGAGCTCCTGCGGGTCACGCCGCTGCGGTATGTGGTGCCCGGGCCGCTGCGCGCGTTGGACGATGTCCGCGACGGGGAGGAGGTCTCCGTCATCGTGCAGGTGCGCCGCGTCAGCGACCGGCCGATGCGCAACCGTCCCGGGCACCTGCTGCAGGTCCGGGTCGGTGACGACGGCGGGGCCCTCGACCTCACCTTCTTCCTGCGCAAGAAGCACCAGGTGGCGTGGCACCGGGGCCAGCTGACCGAAGGGCGGACGATTCTGGTGCGCGGCACCGTGGAGCGTTCCCGCGACGGATCCCCGCAGATCGTCCACCCCGAGTACGAGGGGTACGACCCGGCCGCCGCCGACGCCGCCGAGCTGCGCCGGCCCCAGCCGGTGTACCCGTTGCGAGAGCGGATGAACCAGGCGGGCATGCGGCGCCTGTTCGCGACCGCCCTGGAGCACGCGGGAGAGCTGACGGATCCCCTGCCGGAGGCGGTGCTGCGCTCCCAGCAGCTGCCTCCCCTGGCCGAGGCGCTGCGCCTGCTGCACGCGCCCCACAGCCTCGCCGATCCCCCCGTGGCACTGCGGCGTCTGGCCGCGGAGGAGGCCTTCGTCCTGCAGACGATTTTCGCCCGGCGTCGCGCCCTCGATGCCTCCCTCACGGCCCCGTCGATGACGGCCGACGGGCCGCTGCGCCCGCTGGTCGAGCAGCGTCTGCCGTTCACCCTCACCGCCGGGCAGCAGGAGGTCGGGGCGCAGATCGATGCTCTCCTCGCCCAGCCGCATCCCACCAGCGTGCTGCTGCAGGGGGATGTCGGCTCCGGCAAGACCGTGGTGGCACTGCGCGCGATGCTGCGGGCCGTCGACTCCGGCCGGCAGGCGGTGCTGCTCGCCCCCACGGAGGTGCTCGCCGCGCAGCATCACCGCACGATCATGGAATTGCTGGGGGATCTCGGGCTCGGGGGGAGGCTGGATGCCGCGCCCGACGCGACCGCCGTGCGCCTGCTGACCGGTTCGCTGCCGCAGTCGCAGCGTCGGCAAACCCTCGCGGACATCCTCTCCGGGGAGGCCGGGCTGGTGATCGGCACCCACGCACTGCTCACCGACACCGTGGAGTTCGCCTCGCTGGGCCTGGTCGTGATCGATGAGCAGCACCGCTTCGGCGTCGATCACCGGCGCCGACTGCGCTCCAAGGGAGAGGCGGACCTCAGCCCCCATGTGATCGTCATGACCGCCACGCCGATCCCGCGCACCGCCGCCCTCGCCACCGTCGGCGACCTCGATGTGCTGTCCCTGCGTGAGGCCCCCGGCCGCCGAGCCGGCATGAGCAGTTTCGTGGTGGAGGAGGGCAACCCGGCCTGGTTGCGCCGCATGTGGGAACGCACCGCCGAGGAGATCGCGGCCGGGCATCGCGCCTTCGTGGTGTGCCCCCGGATCGACGAGACGGAGGACACCACGGCCGGGGAGGATGGGCGGGTGCCCCGCGGGGTGGTGCAGACCGCCGCCCGTCTGTCCCGGTTGCCGGCTCTCGACGGGGTCCGCATCGGTATGCTCCACGGCCGCATGGGGGCAGAGGAGAAACGGCAGGCGATGGAGCAGCTCGCCTCCGGGGAGGTCGACCTTCTCGTCGCCACCACGGTGGTGGAGGTCGGCGTGGACGTGCCCGAGGCCACCGTGATGATCGTGCTGGATGCCGAACGGTTCGGCGTCTCCCAGCTGCACCAGCTGCGCGGCCGCGTGGGCCGCGGCAGCGCCCCCGGCATCGCCTTCTTCGAGACCCGCGCCCCCGGGGACTCCGACACCGCAGAGCACCTGCGGGCCGTCGCGGGGACCCTCGACGGATTCGCCCTGGCGGAGCTCGACCTCGGCCGTCGCGGCATCGGGGACCTCGTGGGGACGGAACAGTCCGGCCTCGGCCGCACCCTTCGGTTCCTCGACCCGTTGCGGGACCGGGCCGTGGTGGAGTCCGCCCGGACCGACGCCCAGCAGCTCGTGGCGCACGATCCCCAGCTGTCGGCCCACCCGGGGCTGGCCGCCGCGATCGACCGCCGCCTGCGGGATGTCGATCCCGACGTGGAGAGGAGCTGA
- a CDS encoding thiamine-phosphate kinase — MRLDQLSEDGILERIVPAMAGVAAADPRTRDALGSVLVGPGDDAAVLQLSSPRLVVTTDTLTEGQDFLPDATRPAWIGAKAAVQNLADVIAMGARPLALVVSLSAPGGAPAEAIEEIMTALSARAARSGAIVVGGDLGRAEALSLTVTALGVLPDGRAPVLRSGARPGDILAVSAGRLGRSAAGLALVLSGRRPGRCRDDREEELLAWHNAPDPDLRRGLIAAENGVHAMLDLSDGPVRDGLRIARSSGVDLDLDGTAFAADVAALSPVARRLLDEVEAASDGAPAGAAAGAPGGALHRAREWVLHGGEEHALLACFPAGALPEGFRAIGRVQEPEDGDAPQVLLDGDPVPGAPFDHFSG, encoded by the coding sequence ATGCGTCTCGACCAGCTCAGCGAAGACGGGATCCTGGAGCGGATCGTCCCGGCCATGGCCGGGGTCGCGGCCGCCGATCCCCGCACCCGGGACGCTCTCGGGAGCGTCCTGGTCGGCCCGGGGGATGACGCCGCGGTGCTGCAGCTTTCCTCGCCGCGCCTGGTCGTCACGACCGACACCCTCACCGAGGGCCAGGACTTCCTGCCGGATGCGACGCGACCAGCATGGATCGGGGCGAAGGCGGCAGTGCAGAACCTCGCGGATGTCATCGCGATGGGAGCCCGGCCCCTCGCCCTGGTGGTGAGCCTCAGCGCCCCGGGAGGTGCCCCCGCCGAGGCGATCGAGGAGATCATGACCGCGCTGTCGGCGCGGGCGGCCCGCAGCGGCGCGATCGTCGTCGGCGGCGATCTGGGACGAGCCGAGGCTTTGTCACTGACCGTCACGGCCCTCGGGGTGCTGCCCGATGGGCGCGCGCCCGTGCTCCGGAGCGGCGCCCGACCGGGGGACATCCTCGCGGTCAGCGCGGGGCGGCTGGGACGCTCCGCCGCGGGCCTGGCGCTGGTGCTCAGCGGGCGGCGCCCCGGCCGGTGTCGCGATGACCGTGAAGAGGAGCTCCTGGCCTGGCATAACGCCCCGGACCCGGACCTGCGACGGGGGTTGATCGCCGCTGAGAACGGGGTTCACGCAATGCTCGACCTGTCCGATGGGCCCGTCCGCGATGGCCTACGGATCGCTCGCAGCAGCGGGGTCGACCTCGACCTCGACGGTACGGCCTTCGCCGCGGACGTGGCGGCCCTGTCACCGGTGGCGCGGCGCCTGCTGGACGAGGTGGAGGCGGCATCCGACGGGGCTCCCGCCGGAGCCGCTGCGGGAGCCCCCGGCGGTGCCCTCCACAGGGCACGGGAGTGGGTGCTTCACGGCGGTGAGGAACACGCCCTGCTCGCCTGTTTCCCCGCCGGTGCGCTGCCGGAGGGTTTCCGTGCGATCGGCCGGGTGCAGGAACCGGAGGATGGCGACGCGCCCCAGGTTCTCCTGGACGGTGACCCGGTGCCCGGTGCCCCCTTCGACCACTTCAGCGGGTGA
- the rpmB gene encoding 50S ribosomal protein L28 codes for MASTCDLCAKGPSFGKSVSHSHRRTSRRWNPNIQTVRAVIKGTPRRLNVCTSCIKAGKVEKLSA; via the coding sequence GTGGCTTCTACGTGTGACCTCTGCGCCAAGGGCCCGAGCTTCGGCAAGAGCGTGTCCCACTCGCACCGCCGCACCTCGCGCCGCTGGAACCCGAACATCCAGACCGTGCGCGCCGTGATCAAGGGCACCCCCCGCCGTCTGAACGTGTGCACCTCCTGCATCAAGGCGGGCAAGGTCGAGAAGCTCTCCGCCTGA
- a CDS encoding DUF2867 domain-containing protein, giving the protein MQERPLDSSDAITPTGAAGSLALRDIPAPDYCDVVIVPTRGVDEPDPRVWAEAIFAHENSTLGARGLRALRDEAVRLLDMVPPPERTYVTNEVRGSEALIVDDTPDLRVRIAVALLPGGTLLQVTTAVQYRTLRGRLAFAPRRLMHAAAVHTLARRAPATVRRRARARGELTTGPGGGLRLPRAAARLLPPSASSDRS; this is encoded by the coding sequence ATGCAGGAACGGCCGCTCGACTCCTCGGACGCCATCACCCCGACCGGTGCGGCCGGGTCCCTGGCCCTGCGTGACATCCCGGCACCGGACTACTGCGATGTCGTGATCGTGCCGACCCGGGGCGTGGACGAGCCCGACCCGCGGGTGTGGGCCGAGGCGATCTTCGCGCATGAGAACAGCACGCTCGGTGCCCGCGGTCTGCGGGCGCTGCGCGATGAGGCCGTTCGGCTCCTCGACATGGTGCCGCCGCCGGAGAGGACCTACGTCACCAACGAGGTCCGCGGCAGCGAGGCACTGATCGTCGACGACACCCCCGATCTGCGGGTACGCATCGCTGTGGCGTTGCTGCCCGGTGGCACCCTGCTGCAGGTCACCACCGCCGTGCAGTACCGCACGCTGCGCGGGCGTCTCGCCTTCGCACCCCGTCGCCTCATGCATGCCGCGGCGGTGCACACCCTGGCCCGGCGCGCGCCGGCGACCGTCCGACGCCGGGCTCGTGCCCGAGGCGAGCTCACGACCGGGCCCGGGGGCGGGCTCCGTCTGCCCCGCGCCGCCGCCCGGTTGTTGCCTCCGTCGGCATCCTCCGACCGTTCGTGA
- a CDS encoding D-alanine--D-alanine ligase family protein translates to MSPRTTVALLFGGRSSEHGISCVTAGGVLSALDPARFDVVAVGVTRQGRCVEVSSDPEHWQIRDGRAPEVPVDGDEVLLPLEAVPHGGRTELRVVRDGRVEHLADVDVVFPLLHGPFGEDGTVQGLLDLADIPYVGSGVLASALCMDKAATKQALQAAGIAVAPGELVTAAQWVTDPDAVRTRLETLPLPWFVKPTRAGSSMGVTRVHTPDGLEEAMRIAVAEDPRVLVETEVEGREIECGVLEGRDGEAPRTTAPGEVILGDDLDFYDYESKYFGKGTVTIQVPAELTPEQSDRVRQVAAEAFTALRLEGLARVDVFVTRQGEVVVNEVNTMPGFTPFSMFPVLWENMGLTYSDLVAELIELARSRPVGPR, encoded by the coding sequence ATGAGCCCGCGCACCACCGTCGCCCTGCTCTTCGGCGGTCGCAGCAGCGAGCACGGCATCTCCTGCGTCACGGCCGGCGGTGTCCTCTCGGCTCTCGACCCCGCCCGGTTCGACGTGGTGGCCGTGGGTGTCACCCGCCAGGGCCGCTGCGTCGAGGTGTCCTCCGACCCGGAGCACTGGCAGATCCGCGACGGCCGCGCCCCCGAGGTCCCCGTGGACGGTGACGAGGTGCTCCTGCCCCTCGAGGCCGTGCCCCACGGCGGACGTACCGAACTGCGCGTGGTGCGCGACGGTCGTGTGGAGCACCTGGCGGACGTCGACGTGGTGTTCCCGCTGCTCCACGGCCCTTTCGGGGAGGACGGCACCGTCCAGGGCCTGCTGGACCTCGCGGACATCCCGTACGTCGGCTCCGGGGTGCTGGCCTCCGCCCTGTGCATGGACAAGGCCGCCACCAAGCAGGCCCTGCAGGCCGCCGGGATCGCCGTGGCACCCGGGGAGCTCGTGACCGCCGCCCAGTGGGTCACCGACCCGGACGCCGTGCGCACGCGCCTCGAGACGCTGCCCCTGCCGTGGTTCGTCAAGCCCACCCGTGCCGGCTCCAGCATGGGTGTCACCCGTGTGCACACGCCCGACGGTCTGGAGGAGGCGATGCGGATCGCCGTCGCCGAGGACCCGCGCGTGCTGGTCGAGACCGAGGTCGAGGGCCGCGAGATCGAATGCGGTGTGCTGGAGGGACGCGACGGCGAGGCGCCGCGCACCACGGCGCCCGGTGAGGTGATCCTCGGGGACGATCTCGACTTCTACGACTACGAATCGAAGTACTTCGGCAAGGGCACCGTCACCATCCAGGTGCCCGCCGAGCTCACACCGGAGCAGAGCGACCGGGTGCGGCAGGTCGCCGCCGAGGCCTTCACCGCGCTGCGGCTCGAGGGACTCGCCCGGGTCGACGTGTTCGTCACCCGGCAGGGTGAGGTCGTGGTCAACGAGGTCAACACCATGCCCGGTTTCACGCCGTTCTCCATGTTCCCTGTGCTCTGGGAGAACATGGGCCTGACGTACTCGGACCTCGTCGCGGAACTCATCGAGCTGGCGCGATCCCGGCCCGTCGGGCCGCGCTGA
- a CDS encoding DUF3515 domain-containing protein translates to MLPHSGLPRSPRALARIGAALLLVVTASSCGVRVPPGPEAADPRCADLVVGAPGEMEGLPRSETTSQGTVAWGSGADTIVLRCGVVPPGPTTDQCTRLEDQNGVSVDWLVEEGDDGIVHFTTYGRLPAIDVTVPRSVAPDQPSAVPLALAPLVAPLPVDRQCVGPEDLT, encoded by the coding sequence GTGCTCCCCCACTCCGGACTCCCCCGCTCGCCGCGCGCCCTGGCCCGCATCGGTGCTGCCCTGCTGCTCGTCGTGACGGCGAGTTCCTGCGGCGTGCGGGTCCCTCCCGGGCCGGAGGCCGCCGACCCCCGCTGCGCCGATCTGGTGGTCGGTGCCCCGGGGGAGATGGAGGGGCTGCCGCGGTCCGAGACCACGAGTCAGGGCACTGTCGCCTGGGGCAGCGGTGCGGACACGATCGTCCTGCGCTGCGGGGTCGTGCCGCCGGGCCCCACCACCGACCAATGCACCAGGTTGGAGGACCAGAACGGGGTGAGCGTCGACTGGCTGGTGGAGGAGGGTGACGACGGCATCGTGCACTTCACCACCTACGGGCGCCTGCCGGCGATCGACGTCACGGTGCCCCGCAGCGTGGCGCCGGATCAGCCCTCCGCCGTGCCGTTGGCCCTCGCGCCGCTGGTGGCGCCCCTTCCGGTGGACCGGCAGTGCGTCGGCCCGGAGGACCTGACCTGA
- a CDS encoding RsmD family RNA methyltransferase produces MPRIIAGRLGGRPIPGSVGPGTRPTSDRVREAVFSRLDGWDALDGARVADLYAGTGALALEALSRGAAHALVVEAHGPTASTLRRATRALGLADVTEVRHGRAEQSVDALAPGSLDLVFLDPPYDVATVQIEDLLQRLLPALTPDAVVVVERSARGQELQWPQGYADDGAKRYGETVVHYGGPTVAA; encoded by the coding sequence GTGCCCCGCATCATCGCCGGACGCCTCGGAGGCCGTCCCATCCCCGGCTCCGTCGGGCCCGGCACCCGTCCCACCTCCGACCGGGTACGAGAGGCCGTGTTCTCCCGGCTCGACGGCTGGGATGCCCTCGACGGCGCGCGGGTGGCCGATCTCTACGCCGGCACCGGGGCGCTCGCTCTCGAGGCCCTCTCCCGGGGGGCCGCCCACGCCCTCGTGGTCGAGGCCCACGGGCCCACTGCTTCCACGCTGCGCCGCGCCACCCGGGCACTCGGGCTCGCCGACGTCACGGAGGTGCGCCACGGCCGCGCCGAACAGTCCGTCGACGCCCTCGCCCCGGGCAGCCTCGACCTGGTGTTCCTGGATCCGCCCTACGACGTGGCGACCGTGCAGATCGAGGATCTGCTGCAGCGGCTCCTGCCCGCGCTCACCCCGGACGCCGTCGTGGTGGTGGAGCGCTCCGCCCGCGGGCAGGAACTGCAGTGGCCCCAGGGATATGCCGACGACGGCGCGAAACGGTACGGGGAGACCGTCGTGCACTACGGCGGGCCTACAGTGGCGGCATGA
- a CDS encoding YceD family protein → MTSPTTPGDLRFDVVDLISRPGAHRHVEATVRATDDTEGGLAMRVPVGDPLHVQAHLESVVEGIFVSGTVEARLTGECSRCLDPVEQHIDARLDELFSYPEKVPSDVDPDEVVILEGDAVDLAPLVHDALAVAADDRPLCRPDCPGLCAQCGLRLEDDPDHHHEVIDPRFALLQQLLDEGDERGDRGPEGAAH, encoded by the coding sequence GTGACCAGCCCGACCACCCCAGGTGACCTGCGCTTCGACGTCGTCGACCTCATCTCCCGCCCGGGCGCCCACCGGCACGTGGAGGCGACCGTCCGCGCCACGGACGACACCGAGGGCGGGTTGGCCATGCGGGTTCCCGTCGGTGACCCCCTGCACGTCCAGGCGCACCTGGAATCCGTGGTCGAGGGCATCTTCGTCAGCGGGACCGTCGAGGCCCGTCTCACAGGGGAGTGCTCCCGGTGCCTGGACCCGGTCGAGCAGCACATCGACGCCCGCCTCGATGAGCTGTTCAGCTACCCCGAGAAGGTGCCCTCCGACGTCGACCCCGACGAAGTCGTGATCCTCGAGGGCGATGCCGTCGACCTGGCGCCACTGGTGCATGACGCCCTGGCCGTCGCCGCCGACGACCGCCCGCTGTGCCGGCCCGACTGCCCGGGGCTGTGCGCCCAGTGCGGTCTGCGCCTGGAGGATGACCCCGACCACCACCATGAGGTGATCGACCCCCGGTTCGCCCTCCTGCAGCAGCTGCTCGACGAGGGGGATGAGCGCGGCGACCGCGGCCCTGAGGGGGCCGCCCACTGA
- a CDS encoding NAD(P)-dependent alcohol dehydrogenase — MPQTVKALQKTGPDQPFRVAEIERRDPRPTDVVIDIKAAGICHSDIHTIRNEWGEAHFPLTVGHEIAGVVEAVGDEVTRVKVGDRVGVGCLVDSCGECEQCRAGNEQNCLNGAVGTYNSEDVDGTITQGGYSQKVVVDERFVLTIPDALEFDVAAPLLCAGITTYSPLARWGAGEGRKVAVLGLGGLGHMGVQIAAAMGAEVTVLTRTLRKEAEAKELGATRVLATSEDGFFEEHKGEFDLILNTISADIPVDKYLGLLAPYGTMVVVGLPPEQQPMSFGSVISGGKALAGSNIGGIRETQEMLDFCAEHGLAARIEKIGVDEVDAAYDRVVEGDVKFRVVIDTATFEDAPVA, encoded by the coding sequence ATGCCTCAGACCGTGAAGGCCCTGCAGAAGACCGGACCGGACCAGCCGTTCCGTGTCGCCGAGATCGAGCGGCGCGACCCGCGGCCCACGGACGTCGTCATCGACATCAAGGCCGCCGGCATCTGCCACAGTGACATCCACACCATCCGCAACGAGTGGGGTGAGGCGCATTTCCCCCTCACCGTCGGCCACGAGATCGCCGGGGTCGTGGAGGCCGTCGGCGATGAGGTCACCCGCGTCAAGGTCGGTGACCGCGTCGGCGTCGGCTGCCTCGTGGACTCCTGCGGCGAGTGCGAGCAGTGCCGCGCCGGCAACGAGCAGAACTGCCTGAACGGCGCCGTCGGCACCTACAACAGCGAGGACGTCGACGGCACGATCACCCAGGGCGGGTACAGCCAGAAGGTCGTCGTCGACGAGCGCTTCGTGCTGACCATCCCCGACGCGCTCGAGTTCGACGTCGCCGCGCCGCTGCTGTGCGCCGGCATCACCACCTACTCGCCCCTGGCCCGCTGGGGCGCCGGTGAGGGCCGGAAGGTCGCGGTGCTCGGCCTCGGCGGGCTCGGCCACATGGGTGTGCAGATCGCCGCGGCCATGGGAGCCGAGGTCACCGTGCTCACCCGTACCCTGCGCAAGGAGGCGGAGGCCAAGGAGCTCGGCGCCACCCGGGTGCTCGCCACCTCCGAGGACGGCTTCTTCGAGGAGCACAAGGGCGAGTTCGACCTGATCCTCAACACCATCAGCGCCGATATCCCCGTCGACAAGTACCTCGGCCTGCTCGCGCCGTACGGGACCATGGTCGTCGTCGGCCTGCCTCCGGAGCAGCAGCCGATGAGCTTCGGCAGCGTCATCAGCGGGGGCAAGGCTCTCGCCGGGTCGAACATCGGCGGCATCCGCGAGACCCAGGAGATGCTGGACTTCTGCGCCGAGCACGGCCTGGCCGCGCGCATCGAGAAGATCGGCGTGGATGAGGTCGACGCCGCCTATGACCGGGTCGTGGAGGGCGACGTGAAGTTCCGCGTCGTCATCGACACCGCCACCTTCGAGGACGCGCCGGTGGCCTGA